The nucleotide sequence NNNNNNatacatatataaaaataaattcatGATGTGAATGTGAAAGAAAACACAAATAAGGTAGCATGTCAATAATTGGTGCAAATCAAAGAGTAACAGTTTCCAAAGAAGAGACAAATGGTGGTGGGGGTGGTGGTGATATATAGTGGGATCATCATTTAGAGGAGTAATAAGTAATAACCAATAAGGGAAAAATTTTAAGTGCACCGAAAATACCAATGTTTTAGTTGTTTTAAtggttgatttcaattaatatatattatatattttttataattcagatcaacgatTAAAATAATTAGAACACCGGTATTTTCGGTACACTTAAAACTCTTCCAACCATAACAAGCACTGTATGTAATGAGAGAAGAAACTAAAAATGGAGGTATCCAATGAAATCCCAAGAACTGTTGTGTAATACTTTTTATATATCTTACACTGTTATGGTGCCACCAAATGCCTTGTATTTGCTTCATTTGGTGTTACCTCAGCATTCATTCTTGTcaccaataatatatatattagattattattaggtttaattattttgttgatcTCTAtagatttattaaatttttaattaagtttttataatttttttaaattagatctctatattatttttaattttgtaattagataATTTTCATATCAAAAAgttaaaattaatagaatatttctCTCAAAATATATTCGATCAAATATCTATTTaggtttttaattatgaatatatTTAATTTGCAAAGAAATATTCAActctattataaaattaaaatcaatgtagagattcaattaaaaaaagtataaaaacctaattaacaATTTAGTAAAACTATAAGAACCAATGGAGTAATTAAATCAAAGAATAATTTTTTAGTATCTGAAAACGAAAGGATTatacaagaataaaatataaataaataataaaagaggaAAATACTAATGGCCACTNNNNNNNNNNNNNNNNNNNNNNNNNNNNNNNNNNNNNNNNNNNNNNNNNNNNNNNNNNNNNNNNNNNNNNNNNNNNNNNNNNNNNNNNNNNNNNNNNNNNNNNNNNNNNNNNNNNtgaaaaaaatatagaaatttaattaaaaatttgataaaattataaaaactaacagaataattaaactttattattattattattatgttaaaaTTCAAAAGTGGAGCCTACCCCTTAATTCTTCAGGTGTTGCTTGCATTGGAACAGTGTTTTTATCTTTTAGCAATGGCATCAGCATTAACCTAATTAAGGTCCTCTTTCATGTGTTTCCACCTATATTCTCCAAAGTGTCAAATTCTGTCTCTTATTCAGCATGTTACCATGTAATTATTCCAGTGAAGTTGGTACAATTGGAAAttaagtattattattattattattattttttttttttttcNNNNNNNNNNNNNNNNNNNNNNNNNNNNNNNNNNNNNNNNNNNNNNNNNNNNNNNNNNNNNNNNNNNNNNNNNNNNNNNNNNNNNNNNNttaaaaatatcaaaaataataaaaaaaatcaatttttttatttaaaaattaagagAATAATTAAAATAATGAGTTAAGATTctcaattattatatttttcatgaaaaaaaccctaaaatttatGCTTATTAGCTAGTTAGTAAATAGCAATAAGTTAAACTTTATTGTAATCACCTAAAAGAACAAGATAGaggtggtggtggtagtagtgACAATGGTAATGATAGCAGTTTGATAAGTATACGAAGAAGTACGGAAAGttaagagaaaattaaaagacGAAAGAATAAACAAAAAAGATGAGTAATTTTATACATTAGTTTTATTCTTGTGgtcaattttttaaatataataNNNNNNNNNNNNNNNNNNNNNNNNNNNNNNNNNNNNNNNNNNNNNNNNNNNNNNNNNNNNNNNNNNNNNNNNNNNNNNNNNNNNNNNNNNNNNNNNNNNNNNNNNNAACTCCCCTAACTCCCCTTAAATAGACTGATCCTCATACATCCTTTTAAAGAAATgaatttattttacaattttattGTTGCGATTTATTTATCTAATATACatattcaaaaatttaataaaaacaataaataaacCAATTAATATGTTTATTCTcttatatacacatatataagaGGGGACAGCCAAAAAAAATTGCATATATATGAGGACATACCAAATAAATAGTCAAATTAGCTTTTGaaagattatttattttttaaattagttcctaaaagatatttttaattaatttgtccTTCAAAGATTTTAAGTTAGTGATTTTAGTTCTTCAGTCACTTTTGTTATTAATTGCGTCAAATTTTGTTGATATGACATGTTAAGTGATACCACAATACACATTTAATAGTTCTAATTAGCAGCTAACAcagtagcgtttggtggagagacagagacaaaaAGATTgcgactgagagactgagactaagaaacagagattgaaataaatcttagtattctgtttgatgcaaagtgagagacagaaattgaaataagaatgaaattctaatttaatgtgtacaaagggtaaaattagaattaattaattgaaatgaaggtattttaggtataaaatgttattaaagtttcactCTCcactctaaaaattttagtcctctGTGTCCCTGCTTTTTTTagatactgaaatactgaaattttggagacaaagataaaatttttagtaCCAATCTCTAAACTAACAAATATAATACTGAGTCTTAGTCTCTCAATCTCTATTTCAGTATCTCAAAACAAATGCTACcgataagtttatgaaattagatcaaatcaatctCAAATTGAGAAATTTTAATGTGTCAAATTTTTTCCTCGATTAGaatttgatttgatataattttataaacttaTCATATTAATAATCAAATTCCTTAAGTATATAGTATTTAAGAGCCTCCATTTTTGTTGTCAGAATTTATTGAATGAAGAactagaaaatgaaataaatgagTAAGTAGTTAGTAGTTGGTAGCAGCGTACTTATATATGTACTaggtaaataaataataaataaacctAAGTCTGTTAATGGTAAAATCTATGTGGATCCTATAGTAATGTACATGTATTGTTATACTTATACACCATACGCTTTCATTTGTCCctatctcactctctctctcttataaTTCATCAACTTGCACCAATAACTGAAACCAAAGGCCAATTTCGTCAACATCAAAGACCCAAAATGTTAACATTATTTTTGTATAACTATAGGAAAATTTTCAAGTGTGCCGTTATACTGGTGTTTCAGTAATTTTTAactgttgattttaattataaaaaaatatatataatatatataattaagatcaacggttaaaaatcactgaTACACTGATATGACGATACACTTAAAAATNNNNNNNNNNNNNNNNNNNNNNNNNNNNNNNNNNNNNNNNNNNNNNNNNNNNNNNNNNNNNNNNNNNNNNNNNNNNNNNNNNNNNNNNNNNNNNNNNNNNNNNNNNNNNNNNNNNNNNNNNNNNNNNNNNNNNNNNNNNNNNNNNNNNNNNNNNNNNNNNNNNNNNNNNNNNNNNNNNNNNNNNNNNNNNNNNNNNNNNNNNNNNNNNNNNNNNNNNNNNNNNNNNNNNNNNNNNNNNNNNNNNNNNNNNNNNNNNNNNNNNNNNNNNNNNNNNNNNNNNNNNNNNNNNNNNNNNNNNNNNNNNNNNNNNNNNNNNNNNNNNNNNNNNNNNNNNNNNNNNNNNNNNNNNNNNNNNNNNNNNNNNNNNNNNNNNNNNNNNNNNNNNNNNNNNNNNNNNNNNNNNNNNNNNNNNNNNNNNNNNNNNNNNNNNNNNNNNNNNNNNNNNNNNNNNNNNNNNNNNNNNNNNNNNNNNNNNNNNNNNNNNNNNNNNNNNNNNNNNNNNNNNNNNNNNNNNNNNNNNNNNNNNNNNNNNNNNNNNNNNNNNNNNNNNNNNNNNNNNNNNNNNNNNNNNNNNNNNNNNNNNNNNNNNNNNNNNNNNNNNNNNNNNNNNNNNNNNNNNNNNNNNNNNNNNNNNNNNNNNNNNNNNNNNNNNNNNNNNNNNNNNNNNNNNNNNNNNNNNNNNNNNNNNNNNNNNNNNNNNNNNNNNNNNNNNNNNNNNNNNNNNNNNNNNNNNNNNNNNNNNNNNNNNNNNNNNNNNNNNNNNNNNNNNNNNNNNNNNNNNNNNNNNNNNNNNNNNNNNNNNNNNNNNNNNNNNNNNNNNNNNNNNNNNNNNNNNNNATCGGTATTTCAATTATTTTAacagttgattttaattaatatatattatatatattttttataattcatatAAATGAttaaaataactgaaataccAATATTCCTGATGTATTTAAAATGCTTCCAATAGTATAATCTTTTGATACTCACCTAAAAATCGCGGAATATTGTTGTCAATTTGAATAGTGAATATGGTGGCATAGGAGAATAAGAGAAGAAATAAGTAAAacaaattagagagagagagagagagagaacacaTAACAGTAGCGAAAAAGGGGGAATCTGAAAACTTTTTACGATCAAACACTTTGTGAGCTTTGTTCCGATGAAGAGAAGAACAATCGATGCGTTTTTACTTATTATTACTAACATTATTACTCTAAAACCTTCTTccagattctgattctgattttccCTTACTTTCCCGAGAAAATTAATTACTTACCAGATTGCGAGGAACAGAGAGAAAAAGATTCGTTCGTAATAATGGATTTGATTCAGCAGCTCAAGTCCTTGTACTCCTGCGACTGGCACCAAGAATCTTTCCCTGACTACCATGATTTCTCAATCCTTCcgttcttcttattcttcttccctTGCATTCGCTTCTTCCTCGATAGATTCGTCTTTGAGGTACACTTTCTCCTTCGATTCGCATTTCGTTTTTGTGTGTTAATCATTGAAAGCGCAATTAGATGTGAACACTAGGTTTGATTGAGGTAAGTACAATTGCGATTGCAAGGGCTTCCACATTGAAGTTCGTAATTCTTTTttgttagtgttttgatggtgCCGTTGACTTGAATGTATTGTTATTTACGTTTGTTACTTGTTACTGAGTTTTCATGAGAATTTGTTGAGGAACGGAGTTTTTGAATATAATATGTGTGAGCTGTTGTATCAGTTTAAGGAGTGTTGTTTTGTGCGGCATTCTTGTTATTATAGTTTCAGAGGTGTGAGATGGTTCCTACACTGTTTAGCTTGGGGGTGATTACAGTAGCTTCAATGTGTTTTTGAATCCCTAAATTCAATCCAATTCTGTTATCTGGAGCTCTGTTGAGGTTGAGGGTTTTAGGTAGGAGAGGAAGAGATAGAAACTAGaattatatcaaaattattaCGTTGAATAGGTTGGATTAGAAGTTTGTGCATTGTAGATCAAATCTATAAAATTTCATATCAATCTAAAATCATTAGACATACTCTTTTATAGATCAAAATTGATAGTAATATATAACAGTTTCAAATATGCATGAATATGAGTTGTCAGTCTTATTGATGTTCAATTTTCACAAAATTCAGTGCAAATAAATGGTGTAATTTTGCTTAAAATAACACTGGTGTGATTTGATTATATATAAAGTAAATAACAAAATTGATTCTATGCTATCTTCACAGATATGCCTTGATATTTTATGATATCTTCTTTACTTCTAATGGGGGCTTCAGCATCAACATTTTGATCCgtttttgcttttctttattgGTTTAGTGTGTTTATCAGTGAGGGTTTCGTTAGCTTTCTTCACAagctaattaattttataatgttAACATACTTTTTTGTTAAAAGAGCGAAAATGCTGACCCTTCATCATTGGAACTTCCAAAGACAATGAATATCTGCATGCTTCATCCCCCCTCCCTCGTTCAGGATAGATGGTAAAACTGATTTTAAATATGTGTTGTTTTAGGTGATTACATTCTTACTTTATATAATCTTGGTAAAATGTAAGCTTCTTTTCTCGTCTTATTTTTTcatgttatttttctttatgCTTTTCATCACTTGTTTTTTCTATCAAACTGTGATGATGCTAGGAGTCATCATTTGGTGGCCTTGCACTGTGGTCGTTCTCTACTTTTAGAATTTTCTATTTCTGGTTCTAGTTTGTTCAAATAAACTGAAGTAAACAACATTTACAGAAATTGGGTAGACGATTGATATTTGGAAAGGGGCATAAGCAGCTGGATTTCCAGAATGATGAGAGAAGAAAAAAGATTAGGAAGTTCAAGGAATCAGCCTGGAAATGTGTTTATTTTCTGTCAGCAGAAGTTTTTGCTCTGTCCGTAACTTATGATGAACCTTGGTTTACTAATACAAGAAATTTTTGGGTGGGGCCAGGGAGCCAGGTCTGGCCAGATCAAAAGATTAAGTAAGATTATTTGCTTACAAGTCCAGTTATTATAGTTATCCAGTTGCAATGTTTAATATCTTTCTGCAATCATTTTCCCTTGCTATAAATTTTGTGTTCAAATTAAGTCTGGTGATAGAGTTGTAAGCTCTTAACATTTCAGGTTGAAACTGAAGGCACTCTACATGTATGCTGCCGGATTTTATTCTTACTCCATCTTTGCTTTAATATTTTGGGAAACACGGCGCTCTGACTTTGGGGTGTCCATGGGTCACCATGTGGCTACTGTCATTCTCATTGTGCTGTCTTACATTTTTAGGTGTGTTAATTTCTTATTGTCTTGTCatgcaagttttttttttaattgtaatttctTTGGAGATACAAgtctataattttcttaatttgtTTGTGTTCATTTATATTTCTCAAACTTCAAACTGAAAGGGTTATATCTGTGAGGATTCTTGATTAAATCATGCTAATTCCTTTCATTTTAAAATAATGTCCTCTTTTCACAATGAACTTGTTCATAATGAGTTGAGTTATATGGTGAATTTTAACTTACTAATGGAAATCTAAAGGATAAATACTGTATTAAAATCTTAAGCATCAATGGTAAATACAGTCATAGACACCATATTAACCATAGGTTCATAGTAAAACACATGAGAGAGATTGTGGTCCTATTGCACACGCTAGTTCTAATGCTAATTGATATAAATacacttcattttgatatttttatataatgGTATCATTTTTCTCTTCTATGTTAACACCTTCAGGTTTGCTCGTGTTGGATCTGTTGTTTTAGCTCTTCATGATGCTAGTGATGTGTTTCTGGAGATAGGGAAAATGTCCAAATACAGTGGTGCTGAAATAATTGCCAGCATTGCATTTATTCTATTTGTTTTATCTTGGGTCTTATTGCGCCTCATTTACTACCCATTCTGGATTCTCTGGAGTACAAGGTTTGTATTACTTGTTTCTCAATATACATTACCTTTCCTTCGTCTTTCCATTATAACTTTATGGGACAGACTAAAGTATGAAACACAGTCAGATATGCCTAGGGCCACTGTTTGCATTATTTTGATTCTTTGGCATAGAATTCACCCAAAAACACACGGAACTCCAATTCTGAGCAGAATTATAATTATTTTGTGAGGGTTATTTTGTATATAAATCTTGTGCAATCTTATTATATGAACAAGTAAAATAAGGATTTCTCTTCCATGGTTTTttggtttattatttatttatttgtctgagtatttgtctcttttttttttgaaattttaggtTTAGTGTGAATGTGTGATTAGGGATTACTTGCTGCTGTTGAAATTTCAGGTTCAGTGtgattagggattacttgttgCTGTACTTGCTGCTGTTGAAATTTCAGGTTCAGTGTGACTAGGGATTAGTTGTTGCTGCTAACAATGCATTTGTGAATAATAACTTGCTCCAGTCCTCCTAACAATGCATTTGTGAataatttgtgtgttttttttttgcggaagaaaaaagaataaaaggggGAGGGGGTCGGGGTATCATTTGTTTTCCTTTAGCTTTGTGGTTTCTTTTTGGTAATCTTTTATCCTATGTTGTATTTTCCCCTTCCTATCAAATAATAGCTCATATAAAATATTCATTAAATTAGAAAGAAGATCTTTCCATGCATAAATTTCAACAATTGATTATGAAGTGTAATACTACAGTTGTTGGTTGTCTGTATATCGTTGCTTTTCGATGCTCAGTAGTTTTACATCTCTCTTTGCCAGCTATGAAGTTTTGCTCACATTGGATAAGGAAAAGCACAAAGTGGATGGTCCAATATATTATTATGTGTTCAACAGTCTTCTATATTGCTTGCTTGTTCTGCATATATACTGGTGGGTGCTGATATTTCGGATGCTTGTTAGACAAATTCAAGCAAGAGGAAAACTTAGTGATGATGTTCGATCTGGTAAGTTGAAAGATCCTGGCTTGCTAATGTAAACTCTTGATTCAAAGAACATTGTTCTCAATATGTTTTGCATGCTTAGTGTGTGTTCATGGAAGTAGACATGCTTTAGAAGTTCTGGCACGAGTTATTAATTTGTGTCATCTGAATCTGGTATCTGTATTGATATGGTAGCTAGGTTTTGGTTGACTTCTTCCCCTTAAATTGCTTCCTTCAATGTAATTGTATATGATTGTAGGACATCTTTGTGCCTAAACACATTGCTGTCTGAAGTTTACTTTTATTCAATAAATCTTGATGAATTTACCTCAACTATATTGCTTTATTTTCAGTAATAGCTTCAGCCTGTAAAAGTTTCAAAAGCTTAATATGAATTTCTTCCAACTGATTATTTGATTTCAAACTGCTGCATTTCCATTATGCAGATTCAGAAGATGAAGATAGCCATGAAGATTGAGATGGAAAGCAAGACCATAATGTAATTTTAAGGCAAAGGTGAATTTTGAATGGTGGCAACTGACAAGTTGTTTCACACTTTGGAGTTCTACAAATATAGTCACATTTTTATGTGGAATCATGTTTAATATAGTAGTTAATTATATAACATTTAAAAGCCTTAGAAGGGTATTCCACAAGTAAAATGGCTTGAGCAATTGACACTCATCAAGCCATTGCCTCTCTCGTGATGTATGTTTTGAGCATTGTGTTTCTCTTGAGACAAGATGGAATTCAAAATGTCCATCGTGTTAGGTTTCAATATAAATAGATATAGAAATTATAGGCATCTGCACTAGTTTTATTTAATCTTGTGTGTGTTTTCCTTAAACTGAGGTAGATGTTGCCTGGTTTCTTTCTTGCAGATGAATTGTCTTAGCTTCGAAATTCTTCGGCACTCTTGGCCATGGATGCTAAACTTTTTTCAAATGTTGATTCAACTTTTTGGAGTTTGTTGTTGTGGGGGGGTATTCATACTGATTTCAATTCAGGCAACAGATGCTAATTTCAACAGGCAGAAAGTTGGACAGAATTTTGAATGTTTTAAACTATTGGTCTATGCATTCCACCTCCTCGGATTGAGGTTTGGTGTCTGACATTTTGTTGTGATGATAATGTCTTTTTTTTACATGCTTTGGTATTtaatttcctcaatttaattaAGTGTAAAGCACTAGGAACAGGAATGTTTTCTGGTTATTTCTTGAACAAAATTGTTTTAAGACTTGGTTGTCATAGATATTAGTGGTGCTGAACTTTGCCAACATTATGTTGATTTGAATATTATAAATTCTAATTctgatgaaagaaaaataagtgaAAAATGTTTGGAGCAATGTTAGAGGATCAACACAATTTattgtttttaactttttattcaaCAATTAGtcaataatatttaaaagtgtGCTTAAAGTATAACACtcgaattttcattttttttaattgaattcttgtTGAGGAAATTTAGTTCAAAATGACTTTCTTCCTTTGACTTGGTACTATTAATTATCGCTTATTCAGTTATTCTTTCAAAACTTATTTTAATTCATTCGTCGCTAGTGTTTCATTAGTTTCCGCTATAAGTGCTAAGGTAACTTCTTCTATGGATGATAATATGGGTTGAATATAAAATATCTTCAAATTTGCTATAGTAAAATATCTTGACTAGTATAAATTTAAGTTATAACAAGAACACACAAAGGAAAAGGTTAATTGCATATGAACATAGAATACAAAATAACCAACGCTATATAAATTACTTGAAACACATTTTATA is from Arachis ipaensis cultivar K30076 chromosome B01, Araip1.1, whole genome shotgun sequence and encodes:
- the LOC107628445 gene encoding ASC1-like protein isoform X1; amino-acid sequence: MDLIQQLKSLYSCDWHQESFPDYHDFSILPFFLFFFPCIRFFLDRFVFEKLGRRLIFGKGHKQLDFQNDERRKKIRKFKESAWKCVYFLSAEVFALSVTYDEPWFTNTRNFWVGPGSQVWPDQKIKLKLKALYMYAAGFYSYSIFALIFWETRRSDFGVSMGHHVATVILIVLSYIFRFARVGSVVLALHDASDVFLEIGKMSKYSGAEIIASIAFILFVLSWVLLRLIYYPFWILWSTSYEVLLTLDKEKHKVDGPIYYYVFNSLLYCLLVLHIYWWVLIFRMLVRQIQARGKLSDDVRSDSEDEDSHED
- the LOC107628445 gene encoding ASC1-like protein isoform X2 produces the protein MDLIQQLKSLYSCDWHQESFPDYHDFSILPFFLFFFPCIRFFLDRFVFEKLGRRLIFGKGHKQLDFQNDERRKKIRKFKESAWKCVYFLSAEVFALSVTYDEPWFTNTRNFWVGPGSQVWPDQKIKFARVGSVVLALHDASDVFLEIGKMSKYSGAEIIASIAFILFVLSWVLLRLIYYPFWILWSTSYEVLLTLDKEKHKVDGPIYYYVFNSLLYCLLVLHIYWWVLIFRMLVRQIQARGKLSDDVRSDSEDEDSHED